A region of Paenibacillus sp. JNUCC-31 DNA encodes the following proteins:
- the murI gene encoding glutamate racemase yields the protein MKKKIAFFDSGIGGLTVLHKALHQFPEEQFLYYADTLHVPYGTKSADEVRGHVFDCVEAIVQENVQAIVIACNTATSLAVQDLRAKYDIPVIGMEPAVKPAVEMNRKSGKRVLVFATALTLSQTKYNELVSRVDDHHSVDSIPLPELVEWCEQLEFDPQKIAAYFRLKLADLDLNLYGTVVLGCTHYPFYTSILRSVLPNHIQIIDGSTGTVNRLKQLLGLGNQTGANTEQQITFLSSSGRAEDLENMSIALRYLEIQHSL from the coding sequence TTGAAGAAGAAAATTGCATTTTTTGACTCGGGAATCGGTGGTTTAACCGTCTTGCATAAGGCTTTGCATCAATTCCCTGAAGAACAGTTTCTGTATTATGCAGATACACTGCATGTTCCTTACGGGACCAAGTCTGCGGATGAGGTTAGAGGGCATGTTTTCGATTGTGTGGAGGCTATTGTTCAGGAAAATGTGCAAGCGATCGTGATAGCCTGTAATACAGCAACGAGTCTGGCCGTGCAGGATTTGCGTGCCAAGTACGATATCCCTGTCATCGGGATGGAACCCGCTGTGAAACCGGCAGTGGAAATGAATCGGAAAAGCGGCAAAAGAGTGCTTGTATTTGCTACAGCTCTGACCTTGAGTCAAACGAAGTATAATGAATTGGTATCCCGAGTGGATGATCATCACAGCGTGGATTCCATTCCGCTGCCTGAACTTGTGGAGTGGTGTGAACAGCTGGAATTTGACCCGCAGAAGATTGCAGCGTATTTCCGCCTGAAACTCGCTGATCTTGATCTGAATTTATACGGTACCGTTGTACTGGGCTGCACGCATTATCCGTTCTACACATCCATTCTTCGATCGGTTCTGCCCAATCATATCCAAATTATTGATGGCAGTACGGGGACGGTTAACCGCTTGAAGCAGCTTCTTGGATTGGGCAATCAGACGGGTGCGAATACAGAACAGCAAATTACATTTCTGAGTTCGTCTGGACGTGCGGAAGACCTGGAAAATATGAGCATCGCACTCCGTTATCTGGAGATACAACATTCCTTGTAA
- a CDS encoding histidine phosphatase family protein produces MESVYLIRHAKATGQEPEAGLTEEGLRQAEELAERLAAHHIEYIVSSPWKRALQTAAPLGRVALRHIHTDERLQERVLSTLHLDNWMDVLKRTYTDEDWTGEGGESTRFATARGLEVLGELWNRSERSSAVITHGNMLSLLLRSYDASFGFEDWKNLTNPDVYVMKKQPGDGTSCSIRRIWPD; encoded by the coding sequence ATGGAGTCTGTTTATCTTATTCGTCACGCCAAAGCAACAGGACAAGAGCCGGAAGCCGGACTTACAGAAGAAGGACTTCGTCAGGCAGAGGAACTTGCTGAGAGGCTGGCAGCGCACCATATCGAATACATCGTGTCCAGTCCATGGAAAAGGGCCCTACAAACCGCTGCACCACTGGGCAGAGTCGCCCTTCGGCATATACATACGGATGAACGTCTTCAGGAGAGGGTTCTGAGTACCCTTCATCTGGATAACTGGATGGATGTGCTGAAACGTACATATACCGACGAGGATTGGACGGGAGAAGGCGGGGAGTCTACGCGCTTCGCTACAGCGCGGGGCCTTGAGGTGCTGGGGGAGCTATGGAATCGATCGGAGCGCAGTTCTGCGGTGATCACACATGGCAATATGTTATCCCTTTTGCTTCGCAGTTACGATGCATCCTTTGGATTCGAAGATTGGAAAAATCTCACCAATCCTGATGTATATGTCATGAAAAAACAGCCTGGGGATGGTACCTCTTGCAGCATTCGCCGTATATGGCCAGATTAA
- a CDS encoding DUF423 domain-containing protein, with protein MQTLVILGSIMMFLAVALGAFGAHALKRKMSADMIKIYETGVQYHLVHGLGIILLGLLADRQDQASLILLAGWLLFAGILLFSGSLYVLSVTGVRKLGAITPLGGVAFLAGWVVLIIAVL; from the coding sequence ATGCAGACCCTGGTTATACTCGGAAGTATCATGATGTTTCTTGCTGTTGCCCTGGGCGCCTTTGGTGCACATGCACTCAAGCGCAAAATGTCTGCTGACATGATCAAAATATATGAGACCGGCGTCCAGTATCATCTGGTTCACGGACTTGGGATCATCCTGCTTGGACTGCTCGCTGATCGACAGGATCAAGCTTCTCTCATTTTGCTCGCCGGATGGCTGTTATTTGCCGGTATTCTTCTATTCTCGGGCAGCCTGTACGTACTGAGCGTAACAGGTGTCCGCAAACTGGGAGCCATCACACCTCTGGGCGGAGTAGCGTTCCTGGCTGGATGGGTCGTGTTAATCATTGCCGTATTGTAG
- the coaA gene encoding type I pantothenate kinase, translating to MNLYSPYIEFNRKEWADLKEHQTTLPLTEAELEQLKGLNEEVSIQEVEDIYLPLTHFIDLYARASRELNRLTASFIKKEAHPAPYIIGIGGSVAVGKSTTARLLQAMLARGKGHPKVDLVTTDGFLYPNAVLQEKNIMNRKGFPESYDIKSLIQFMGDVKSGKPKVMAPVYSHLAYDVIAGEEKAICQPDILIIEGINVLQVKKETPLLVSDFFDFSIYIDAEEDHIRHWYIERFKLLRNTAFQNENSFFHSRFANLEEEEAVLMASQIWKDINAKNLHENILPTKGRARLILKKEADHSIQRIRLRKL from the coding sequence ATGAATTTATACTCTCCTTACATCGAGTTTAACCGCAAGGAATGGGCTGACTTGAAGGAACATCAGACCACTCTTCCACTAACGGAAGCGGAATTGGAACAGCTAAAGGGATTAAATGAAGAGGTATCCATTCAAGAAGTTGAGGATATTTATCTACCTCTTACCCACTTTATTGACTTATATGCAAGAGCTTCACGAGAGCTGAATCGATTAACGGCCTCTTTTATAAAAAAAGAAGCACACCCCGCTCCCTACATCATTGGCATTGGGGGAAGTGTTGCCGTAGGCAAAAGCACAACGGCCCGCCTGCTCCAGGCTATGCTTGCCAGAGGCAAAGGACATCCCAAGGTGGATCTGGTTACCACAGATGGTTTCCTGTATCCCAATGCTGTGCTGCAAGAGAAAAACATCATGAACCGGAAGGGATTCCCGGAAAGTTATGATATCAAATCCCTTATTCAATTCATGGGTGACGTCAAATCAGGCAAACCGAAAGTGATGGCTCCCGTATATTCCCATCTTGCCTACGATGTCATTGCAGGTGAGGAAAAGGCCATCTGTCAACCCGATATCCTCATTATTGAAGGAATTAACGTGCTCCAGGTCAAGAAGGAAACCCCGCTGCTCGTCAGTGACTTTTTTGACTTCTCCATCTATATCGATGCCGAGGAGGATCATATACGCCACTGGTACATTGAGCGTTTCAAGTTGCTGCGAAATACAGCATTTCAGAATGAGAATTCCTTCTTCCACAGCCGTTTTGCCAATCTGGAAGAAGAAGAAGCTGTACTTATGGCAAGTCAGATCTGGAAAGATATCAATGCCAAAAACCTGCACGAAAACATCTTGCCAACCAAAGGACGAGCCCGACTGATTTTGAAAAAGGAAGCCGATCATTCCATTCAGCGTATCCGATTGCGCAAGCTGTAA
- a CDS encoding DUF3891 family protein, with product MIVYEREHDFVLTAQHEHGLVAGEMASHWKTELLADAAHREELIIAAREHDRGWIELDAAPFWNDYSQTPYSFRDFPLRPRFVFYRKGIEEVREKNLYAGLLCSMMYTELFQNNLGANAHDDEDIREYLNVEREHQLSWEQQLGDREALKQRLKSDVEIMLFCDQLSLFLCMEEPGTPAARYDFFADGLGCTFDACSRHPIQAEWLSNEKVGISFVPFDEDFTVTMPYKSVPKASIRKFGMLQAYRRAEWKERRVLITGMS from the coding sequence ATGATCGTATATGAGAGAGAGCATGATTTTGTTTTGACCGCGCAGCATGAGCATGGACTAGTAGCCGGAGAAATGGCTTCCCATTGGAAAACGGAGTTGCTCGCCGATGCAGCGCATCGGGAAGAGCTGATTATTGCCGCAAGAGAGCATGATCGGGGATGGATTGAACTGGATGCTGCTCCTTTCTGGAATGATTATAGTCAGACACCGTATTCGTTTCGTGATTTTCCGCTGCGTCCGCGATTTGTATTTTATCGTAAAGGCATTGAAGAAGTGCGTGAGAAAAACCTGTACGCCGGGTTGTTATGCAGCATGATGTACACGGAGTTGTTTCAGAACAATCTGGGTGCGAACGCGCATGATGATGAAGACATCAGGGAGTATCTGAACGTTGAACGGGAGCATCAGTTAAGCTGGGAACAGCAGCTTGGTGATCGTGAGGCATTGAAACAAAGGCTGAAAAGTGATGTGGAAATCATGCTTTTTTGTGACCAGCTGAGTCTGTTTCTCTGTATGGAGGAACCTGGAACACCTGCTGCACGGTATGATTTCTTTGCCGATGGACTTGGTTGTACCTTTGATGCGTGTTCAAGACATCCGATTCAGGCGGAATGGCTCTCCAACGAGAAAGTAGGGATATCCTTTGTGCCGTTTGACGAAGACTTTACCGTTACTATGCCTTACAAATCGGTACCGAAAGCGAGCATCCGCAAGTTCGGTATGCTGCAGGCATATCGCCGAGCGGAGTGGAAAGAACGCCGTGTATTGATTACAGGCATGAGCTGA
- a CDS encoding 8-oxo-dGTP diphosphatase, protein MDTKTEILTMCMVWDKRNDKVLLMNRPDRKGFPGYIAPGGKVDFPESIVDGAIREVQEETGLVVNEITYKGLDEFCDPEQGLRYMVFNYLATSFEGELLSNPPEGELFWIPVSQALELPMQDWFAERFPRFFQAGTFERSVIWEKSTGRTLKETFKVYNDSVLEQSKVK, encoded by the coding sequence ATGGACACTAAAACTGAGATTTTAACGATGTGTATGGTGTGGGACAAGCGTAATGATAAGGTACTATTAATGAATCGACCGGATCGTAAAGGATTTCCGGGATATATTGCTCCTGGAGGAAAGGTGGATTTTCCGGAAAGTATTGTGGATGGCGCCATAAGGGAAGTTCAAGAGGAAACAGGGCTTGTAGTGAATGAGATTACATATAAAGGACTTGATGAGTTTTGTGATCCAGAGCAAGGGTTGCGCTATATGGTATTCAACTATCTGGCTACTTCCTTTGAGGGAGAGCTGCTGAGTAATCCGCCAGAAGGCGAACTGTTTTGGATTCCTGTGAGCCAGGCTCTTGAATTGCCGATGCAGGATTGGTTTGCAGAACGTTTCCCACGATTTTTTCAAGCAGGTACGTTTGAGCGGAGTGTGATCTGGGAGAAATCAACCGGACGTACACTAAAGGAGACGTTTAAGGTGTATAACGACTCGGTTCTTGAACAGAGTAAAGTTAAATAA
- a CDS encoding GNAT family N-acetyltransferase, with translation MKITFRDTLEGIGPDQLGGRFFDGWPNPPSTPTFLKLLKQSYAVELAVDEDTGNVVGFIQAISDGVLSAYIPLLEVLPEYQGKGIGTDLIKRMFNRLSGLYMIDLLCDAELQPFYEKKGMHKASGMVIRHYQNQSGAANS, from the coding sequence ATGAAAATCACATTTCGTGACACGTTGGAGGGGATAGGCCCAGACCAGCTTGGCGGACGTTTTTTTGATGGTTGGCCCAATCCTCCATCTACGCCTACTTTTCTGAAATTATTGAAACAGTCTTATGCTGTTGAACTGGCTGTTGATGAGGACACAGGGAATGTAGTGGGCTTTATTCAGGCGATTTCGGACGGTGTTCTTAGTGCATACATTCCGTTATTGGAAGTGCTGCCGGAGTATCAGGGTAAGGGGATCGGAACGGACCTCATCAAGCGTATGTTCAATCGCCTTAGCGGTCTCTACATGATTGACCTCTTGTGTGATGCCGAGCTCCAGCCGTTCTACGAGAAAAAGGGTATGCATAAAGCATCTGGTATGGTGATTCGTCATTATCAAAATCAATCCGGTGCGGCGAATAGCTAA
- a CDS encoding GNAT family N-acetyltransferase, producing MEIVVKLSFRILDWEEEKPYELLLMADPSKAIVDEYLSRGVCFIAEYEGEMVGEFVLLKTRPETVEIVNIAVQEELQGQGVGKHMIKEAIEAARRLGGRTVEIGTGNSSFHQLKLYQRCGFRIIGVDRDFFVKHYEEEIIEDGIRCVDMIRLALDLETVAEENKK from the coding sequence GTGGAGATTGTTGTGAAATTGTCGTTCCGAATTTTGGACTGGGAAGAAGAAAAACCTTATGAACTTTTACTGATGGCGGATCCGTCCAAAGCCATAGTTGACGAATATCTAAGTCGCGGTGTTTGTTTTATCGCTGAGTATGAAGGAGAAATGGTGGGAGAGTTTGTTTTATTGAAGACACGTCCAGAGACGGTAGAGATTGTGAATATCGCCGTACAGGAAGAATTACAAGGACAGGGCGTTGGCAAACACATGATCAAGGAAGCGATAGAAGCAGCACGCAGGCTCGGTGGTCGAACGGTAGAAATCGGGACAGGCAACTCAAGTTTTCATCAGTTGAAGCTGTATCAACGCTGCGGTTTTCGCATTATAGGGGTCGATCGGGATTTCTTTGTGAAACATTATGAAGAAGAAATTATAGAAGACGGTATTCGCTGCGTGGATATGATCCGTTTGGCACTGGACCTGGAAACCGTTGCGGAGGAGAACAAGAAGTGA
- a CDS encoding NUDIX domain-containing protein translates to MDRYTHMGVYGLVTWEQKVLLVHKARGAYKGKWDLPGGRLEFGEKPEFALHREFEEETGLSNLQLVIRSAEANVLEWMHQGEPEELHHIGILYDVYLTSESRPYEIKREPDGEDSLGAQWFTMEEVGALSLTPFAQYMINNSDVTGSAGNSIE, encoded by the coding sequence GTGGATCGGTACACACATATGGGGGTATATGGTTTAGTCACCTGGGAGCAAAAAGTTCTGTTAGTTCATAAGGCAAGAGGAGCCTATAAGGGGAAATGGGATTTACCTGGAGGAAGGTTGGAGTTTGGTGAGAAACCGGAGTTCGCCCTACACCGTGAGTTCGAAGAGGAGACAGGCCTTTCCAATCTACAATTGGTGATTCGTTCTGCGGAGGCGAATGTACTGGAGTGGATGCACCAAGGCGAGCCGGAAGAGCTGCACCATATTGGAATTTTGTACGATGTATATTTGACAAGCGAAAGTCGGCCTTATGAGATCAAAAGGGAACCGGATGGCGAGGATTCACTGGGCGCACAATGGTTTACTATGGAAGAGGTCGGAGCGTTATCGTTGACGCCATTTGCACAGTATATGATTAACAATAGCGATGTGACAGGGTCAGCCGGTAACAGTATCGAATGA
- a CDS encoding S-layer homology domain-containing protein, which translates to MLKNNTNSLVLHGRILMIMTNLGFGLKSSMSAEEAEVCPVTIKVHRRVSRLKKQMRLADRKSKRNVLIVGLLTMALMAGTLLTTGTMGLVSTVDAATSTNEAGTTASALTKFKDIKGHWAQATIVKAYDKNLISGYQDGTFRPNAKITRGEYATLLSRATSLEKVQSENPFADLKGHWSESAVTQLIGQGFINVGDYPKGFNPNAELTRYEMMKWIANGLIKSGTSFQDAFDDTKATLLPTPEVNRGTIRAEQTPYLALVRGTGIVGGFEDGSLKPADPTTRAEVSAILLRYMDVEGTDAGKYSDLNEMREVGTTGTNLTTVSNYFYSSGSAKISELSKGYITLTNKSGVMKIHRLIVVDTTKSTPRGIYASLLLEKNYVPGSYKTFFDISFTSNLEESNLLTFNKGFSDSLIQFNRLDSKLAKEKGFTTLPMNSGELIKKGVQTRFWITSTLRNKSWSYFLESDTEGAFKIQR; encoded by the coding sequence TTGCTGAAAAATAATACCAATAGCCTAGTTTTGCATGGTAGAATATTGATGATTATGACAAATTTAGGTTTTGGTTTGAAGAGTAGTATGAGTGCTGAAGAAGCAGAAGTTTGCCCCGTTACTATTAAGGTACATAGGAGAGTGAGTAGATTGAAGAAACAGATGAGATTAGCTGATAGGAAATCAAAAAGGAATGTGTTGATCGTCGGTTTGTTGACGATGGCTTTGATGGCAGGAACGCTGCTGACTACTGGAACCATGGGTCTGGTGTCTACTGTGGATGCCGCTACAAGCACGAATGAAGCGGGCACAACAGCTTCTGCGCTTACCAAGTTCAAAGATATCAAAGGGCACTGGGCGCAAGCTACAATTGTCAAAGCCTATGATAAAAATCTGATTTCCGGTTATCAGGACGGTACGTTCCGCCCCAATGCCAAAATCACCCGTGGTGAGTACGCCACGCTTCTCAGTCGTGCAACCAGCTTGGAAAAGGTACAAAGCGAAAATCCTTTTGCTGATCTCAAGGGGCACTGGTCTGAATCGGCTGTTACACAGTTGATAGGACAAGGGTTTATTAATGTTGGCGATTATCCCAAAGGATTCAATCCCAATGCTGAGTTGACACGCTACGAGATGATGAAATGGATTGCGAACGGATTGATCAAGTCGGGAACCAGTTTCCAGGATGCTTTTGACGATACCAAGGCTACATTGTTACCTACTCCTGAGGTGAATCGGGGTACGATTCGTGCGGAGCAGACTCCTTATCTTGCGCTTGTTCGTGGGACAGGCATTGTCGGTGGATTTGAGGACGGTTCATTAAAACCTGCTGATCCAACAACGCGAGCTGAAGTGTCTGCCATTTTGCTGCGTTATATGGATGTGGAAGGTACAGATGCGGGGAAATACAGTGATCTGAATGAAATGCGTGAGGTTGGCACGACGGGCACGAATTTAACGACGGTTAGTAATTATTTTTATAGTTCGGGTTCTGCTAAGATTTCAGAGTTATCAAAAGGTTACATCACCTTAACTAATAAATCTGGTGTAATGAAGATACATCGACTAATAGTCGTGGATACCACTAAGAGCACACCTAGAGGTATTTATGCCTCACTATTATTGGAAAAAAATTATGTTCCTGGTTCGTATAAAACATTTTTTGATATTTCATTCACTTCAAATTTAGAAGAGTCTAATTTATTAACGTTTAACAAGGGATTTTCCGATTCTCTTATACAATTTAATCGCTTAGATTCGAAATTGGCAAAAGAGAAGGGCTTTACAACGTTACCTATGAATTCTGGTGAGCTGATTAAAAAAGGAGTTCAAACAAGATTCTGGATTACATCAACTTTAAGAAATAAATCATGGTCTTATTTCTTGGAATCTGATACAGAGGGAGCGTTTAAAATTCAAAGGTAG